The DNA segment TCTTGAAGTGCCCACATTATTTAAAGCATTAGGATTATATCCAGCAATAAACCAGCAAGATCACGATCAGGTTTATTTACGAAATTATGGGCAGCGCTCTTTAATGCGAGGAGGTGCATGGTATTCACAGCAATTAGCAGGAATGCGAACTTTATGTTTAAGCCATAATGCACGCCATCGCAGCACTTCTGTCGGTGGTCGCCTTGCTTGGATTGACATAACCAGTTAATTAAACCGAAAAATTGTCATTTATAGACATATTTGCATAAATTAATTTACCTTAGTATCGATTACATGAATAATAGCGGTAATAGTAATGATTATTATTCGGTGACTCATTGTGATTAATTTTTGTGCGTTTAAATTGAAACCCGTGGCATTACTTTGTTCTGCCACCCTTCCTTTTATTTTGACTACACAGGCTTTTGCAGAAGAAACAGCAAAAATGGAACAAGTTGAGAAACTTGTCGTTAGCGCTCAGGCTCTAAAAGTAAATACCAGTCTGCAAGAAACTCCTAAATCCGTTTCTATCATTTCCCAAAAAGATCTCGAAACACATGCTCCTCAAAAACTTGATGAAGCCTTACGTTATACCTCTGGTGTTGTTTCTCAGCCTTTTGGTGCTGATAACGATACTGACTGGCTTCGCGTACGAGGTTTCGAAGCTGCCACTTATTTAGATAACAGCCGCCTCTTTCGTGATGGTTATTATACATGGTTGCTGGAGCCTTATGGCTTTGAACAAATTGAAGTGGTAAAAGGCGCATCAGCAGTATTATTTGGCGAATCAACACCCGGTGGTGCGGTTAACGTCGTACAAAAGAAACCCAGCTTTAAGCCTCAAAATGAAGTATTTCTTGAAGTCGGAAATAATGACCAACGTGGGTTAGGCTTTGATGTTTCAAGTACAACGGATGATAAACGTGTGCGTTATCGTCTTGTTGGGCTAATGAAAAAGTCAGATGGGGAATTATCTCGCACTGATAATGAGCGTATTTACCTTGCACCAAGTGTTGCGATTAATCTGACCGACGATACAGCAATAACCTTCATGGCAACTTATTTGCATGATGATGGCACACCAACCAATCCTTTCTTCCCTGCTGCCGGTACATTAATTTCATCTCCTTTTGGTAAAATTAAACCGTCAACTAACTTAGGTGAACCAGGCTACGATAAATATAAACGCACCCAAATTTCAGCAGGTTATTTATTAGAAAGTAATATCAATGATGTTTGGCGTTTTTCTCAACGTTTAAATTATGGTTATAACGATCTGTTATTGCGTAGTGTTTATGCATTCCCTAATTCAGATATTACAGCAACAGAACTGAATCGTGGCGTTGTTTTCCGTGATGGTAAAAACCAAAGCATTTCTTTTGATAATAATGTTGTTGGTGAATGGGATACGGATAATTTCGAACATACGTTATTAGCGGGTGCTGAATTGCAATATCACCAAACCAAAGGTGATGAGCAAGATAATTACAGCTTTGGTAAGATTAATCCATGGAACCCAGTTTACGGCAACTATATTCCTCTTAATCCTGCTGATAATGTCAATCGTACCATTGATAAAACACAATATAGCCTTTACTCACAGTATCAAACCAAATTTGATAGTCGTTGGATTGCCATGGCGGGTGTGCGCCAAGACTGGGTGAAAACAGAAAATAGAGCCAAAGCAAAAAATGAGGATAAATCACGCACTGATAGCGAATTTAGCCTCAATGCAGGATTAATGTATTTAGCGGATAATGGTCTATCGCCTTATGTGAGTTATTCTGAGTCTTTTGAAGTGATGAGCACTATCGATCCTGCGACTCATGATCTGTATAAACCATTAAAAGGTGACCAGATTGAAGCAGGGATAAAATATACACCTGATTTTATAGATGGTTACTTTAATATTGCTTGGTTTGATATCACACAGAAGAATGCACTGGTTGCAAACCCAACGACTTTTGTTTCAACCCAAACCGGTAAAGTAACGTCAAAAGGTATTGAAGTAACAAGTGAAATGCAATTAACCGAACGTTTAGCGTTAAAAGCCAATTACACTTATACCGATATGCAAACCGATGACACGGGTAATAAAGGTAAACAACAAGCAGGTTTAATTCCTAAACATACTGCTTCTGCTTGGGGTAGTTACACTATTCCAATTACGGGAACCCAAGATTTAACTTTAGGAACGGGTGTTCGTTATTTAGGTAAATCTAAAGATAATCCTAAGAGCAGTGATTTAACCGTACCTAGTGCAACATTATGGGATATGGCTGCAATTTATAATTTCAATAAACAGTGGCAATTACAGTTAAATATCAACAATATTCTTGATAAAGAGTATCTCTCTGGCTGTGATTATTACTGCTATTACGGGCAATCTCGTTCTGTTTTATTGAATGCTAAATATCGCTGGTAATTTTCTTTATTATTCCGCCTTTTGTTGTTAATCATACAATAAAAGGCGGAATATCATTTTATAAATGAGTGACCATGTTTGAACTCTCAAATATTCAAATGGATCGCGGTGGACGCACTATCCTATCAATCCCCTCACTGCGTATTTCAGATCTAGGGCTAACCATTGTGCTAGGTCATAATGGCTCCGGTAAATCGACTTTAGTCAGTTTGTTATCAGGCCAGCAAGCTCCAGATAGTGGATCTATTACACTAAATAACAGCAATATCTCACATTATAAGCCTCGTGATCTGGCTAAACAAATCGCCTTTCTTCCTCAAAAACTCCCTGCTTCTGCTGGATTAACTGTCAGAGAATTAGTGCGTTTAGGACGCTTTCCTTGGCGTGGAACATTAGGGCGTTGGAATAAAAAAGATGATGAAATTATCACAATAGCGATGGAAAAAGCGGGAGTACTTCCTTTTGCTGATACGCTGGCTGATAATTTATCGGGTGGCGAACGTCAACGGGCTTGGGTTGCCATGTTACTCGCTCAACAATCACCTATTTTAATTTTAGATGAACCAACATCAGCATTAGATATACATCATCAATATCAACTTATGGAATTGTTGAGTGAATTAAATCAAACTCAGCACGTTGGTATTATTGTTATTTTGCATGATCTTAACCTTGCCTTACGTTATGCCACTCATATCATCGCGCTTAAAAAAGGCAAAATTGCGTTTGAAGGTGAAGCGTCATTACTTTTTGATGATAAACGACTTTCTGCACTTTATGAAACACCGATTAAGCTGATTGAGCACCCTGATAATAAAGGTTCACAACAACATAAGGTGGCAGTGGTATGCGTGTAGTATTACAAAAAATAGTTAATTTACTGTCCTTGTGTTTAGTTATTTTCTTCATTATTCCCACAGCAAATGCAGCGCAAAATAATAATGAAAAGGCTTCTAACATACCGCAACGTATTATTGTTTTAGACTGGGATTTACTTGAACAAATATTAACACTCGACGTTATCCCCGTAGGGGCAACTGAAATTGCAGGTTATAACCAATGGGTTGCTCACCCTATTGCACCAGATTCTATTGAAGAAGTCGGAATGCGAGCAGAGCCTAATTTAGAAAAAATAGCGACGTTAAAACCCGATCTTATTTTAGCGTCAAGCTCCCAACAAGACTTATTACCTGTATTAGAAACCATTGCCCCGGTGATTTATTTACCTAATTTTTCTCGCCAAGATAATGCGGCACAAGTTGCTCTAGCACATTTTAATACCCTTGCTTCACTTTTGGGAAAACAAGCTCTCGCACAGCAAAAATTAGATGAAATGAATGCGACTTTTGCGCAATTAAAAGCAAAGTTACAGCAAGCATTTATCACATTACCTGAAGTAGAAGTGATCCGCTTTTCTACGCTTACCTCCGTCTTTTTATATACTGAAAACTCAACAACTGAATATGTGATAAATAAGCTGGGGCTGAAATCGGCAATATCATTACCTCCTCAACCTTGGGGGATTGATCAACGAAGAATGAATGTATTGCAACAGATTACACATGGTTATGTTCTTTATATGTTGCCTTTTCCTGATGAAAGTAAACTGCAAAAATCGGTATTATGGAAAGCGATGCCATTTGTACAAAATGGGCATTTTCATTCAGTTAAGCCTGTCTGGAATTATGGAGGGATGACCTCGTTAACATTAATGGCAGATGCAATTACAGAAAGCTTATTAGATATGGCACCGAATAATGAAAATTAAGCAATATACTTTCTATTTTTTGGCGATCATCTTATTAAGCATTATCAGCTTACAAATTGATAATTCTCTTTCTTTATCTCGCCAACTATATTTATTGACTCATTCAGCCACAACAATGCCTTTTGCTGATGTTTTTTTCTTACATGCGCAATTACCACGTTTAGCCATGACGGTTGTTATTGGCGGTTTATTTGGTGTTGTTGGAAGTTTAATGCAGCAATTAACGCAAAATAATTTAACGTCTCCTTTAACCTTAGGAACTTCATCAGGTGCTTGGCTAGCCCTAGTGATCGTTAATATTTGGTTCACAGGCTTGGTTGCAGATTATAGTGCAGTAGCCGCAACAATGGGGGCTTTATTCGCCTTTTCTCTGGTAATTATTATTGCAGGAATTCGCAATATGACCGGCTTACCTTTAGTTGTTTCAGGTATGGTGGTCAATATTTTATTAGGTGCTATTGCAACGGCATTAGTGACATTAAACGCTCAATTCGCTCAAAATATATTTATGTGGGGAGCCGGAGATTTAGCTCAAGATGGCTGGGAACCGTTTTTTTGGCTATTACCTCGGATAGCCCCTGTTTTACTTATTTTTATTTTTGCCCCTCGTATTCTTACATTATTACGTTTGGGCCATGAAGGCGCAACGGCTCGAGGATTATCTGTTTTACCTGCATTTGCCTTTTTTATTATATTAAGTACTTGGTTAGTCTCTGTCTCTATTACCGTTGTTGGGGTGATTAGTTTTATCGGATTACTTGCACCTAATATTGTAAGAACATTAGGCGCAAGAACTGCTCGCCAAGAACTTATTGCCAGTGGTCTAATGGGAATATGTTTATTGCTTATTACGGATAGCTTGGCAATATGGGCTGGCCAGTGGCTTAATACGGTTATTCCAAGTGGTGTTACCGCTGCCGCTATTGGCGCGCCTGCATTAATTTGGTTTAGTCGTAAGAAAATGCAAGCTCTAGATCAGCTTTCTATTTCAATTATTTCTCAAACTAAAAAACTATCAAATTATACGGTTATAGGAATAACTGCATTATTAATGCTTGGATTGACGCTTACCCTGTTTATTCATATTAATGAGCGCCAATGGTTTTGGGAAGTACCTTCTGTTTATCAAGGGGCTTTACGTTTTCCTCGCCTATTAACAGCACTCTTTGCTGGTGTTGCACTGGCTATTGCTGGCGTTATTTTACAACGTTTAATTTATAACCCGTTAGCCAGCCCCGATATTTTAGGTGTTTCATCCGGTGCCACTTTCGCTTTAGTATTTTCTAGCTTAATTCTGGGAAGTACTTTACAAACATCACAATGGGGAACCGCGTTATTAGGAAGCGGTGTGGTTATGATTATCTTATTAGTGTTGGGTAAAAGACACCAATATGCCCCTGCCAGCTTGATCTTAACAGGTATTGCATTAACCGCGAGTTTAGAGGCTTTTATTCAGTTTTTCTTAGCAAAAGGTTCGTTAAGTAGCTATAAAATATTACTGTGGTTATCAGGCTCTACTTATCGTGTAACAGAGCAACAAGCTATTTATTTTGCATTAGCTATCATCTTTATTGTGGGCGTTGTTTTATTACTCACTCGATGGTTGGCATTAATATCTATCGGTCGAAGCTTTGCATTAGCGCGAGGATTACATACAGCACAAGCAAGTATTATTTTACTGATCATTGTTTCTCTGTTATGTGCATTAGTTACATCAACCGTTGGTCCTATCGCCTTTATTGGCTTAGTCGCCCCTCATATGGCGGTATTAATTGGCGCTCAAAAAATAAAATCACAATTAATTCTTTCGGGATTAATTGGTGCGACTTTAATGGTTTGGGCTGATTGGCTTGGGCAAATATTGATTTATCCTGCACAAATTGCCGCAGGAACTTTAGTGGCAATTTTAGGGGGGAGCTATTTCCTTTGTTTAATGCTGTTAAATCGTAATCGCTGATTAAAAAAAACCTAAGATATCAACATTAATCTTGCTGATATTCTTAGGCTTTAATTATTATTGATTATGCTTAAATCTTATTGTTGTAATTATTTATGCGTTTAAAACCAATAAATGCAATTAACATCACTAAAGCACTTGCGCCAATGGCAATCCATACACCCGCTTGAACACCCGAATAATCAATAAGTTGCCCTGTTAATATCGCCCCAACTGCCGTACCTACATTTAACCCTGCAAGTAACCATGTCATTCCTTCAGTAAGCTGATTTTCTGGCACAATTTTCTCAATAAGTGACATTGTCACGATTATCATGGGCGCAAAGAAGACTCCTGAAATTAATACGACAAAACTTAAGCTATAAATAGAACCGACAAAAACAAGAGGTAAAATAGTGAGAAAAGTTGCGATACCACCTAAACATAATAAGCGATGCAATGGTGTTGATAATTTTAGCGTGCCATAAAACAAACCAGCAAAACAAGAGCCAATGGCATAAGCTGATAATACAAGGCTGGCACCGATGGGCGCTCCTTGAATATTAGCAAAAGCCACACTAAAGATATCAATGGTGCCTACAATTGCCCCCATAAAAATCATAATAACAGTTAAGATTTTCACGAGAGAAAAGCGGATCACAGATTGTGTTTTATAAAGTGTTAATTCAGAAGATATTGATTTTATTGCGGGTTCTGTATTGCGTTGTGAAACGAGTAATAATACACCAATAATAAGAAAAATAGCCGCCATTAATAATCCTGCTTGTGGAAAAAAAGCGACACTTAATGTGACAGAAATGGGTGGACCAAGAATAAAGGTCACTTCATCAAATACACTTTCTAATGAATATGCGGTTTGTAAATGATCATCTTCTTTATAAATTGCCGTCCATCTCGCCCTTACCATAGCGGAAATACATGGCATAAATCCAATTAGTACCGCGAAAATAAATAATAAACTAATATGCCACTGTAACCATGTTGCCAATAGCATTCCCCCTATTCCAATGACACTCATTAATGTGAATAGAGGTAAAATTCTAGATTGCCCATAAGTATCAACTAGGCGTGATATTTGAGGCGATAACACAGCATAAGTAAAAACAAAACTAGCAGAAATTGTACCCGCTAATGCATAACTGCCTGTGATTTGTGAAATCATCATAATGATACCAATACCCATCATGGGTAACGGTAATCGAGCTATCATTCCAGCCAAAGTAAAAGATGCGGTTCCTTTATAGCTAAATAGCGTTTGATAAGTACTTATCATAGTTTTCCTTATGTTTACCCTTGCCATTTTTACAAGGGTTCAAGATAATACATACATGGCGTATGTATAAATCATATATACATACGAACTGAATGTAAATATACAAACAGTACGTATGTATATTTGAAAAAGGAGAGAAAATGGCTAGGCGTACTCGTGCTGAAATGGAAGAAACACGGCTGTTATTACTAGAAACTGCAAGAAAAGTCTTTTGTGAACAAGGTTATGCAGAAGCATCGATGGATGATTTAACGGCACAAGCAGGTTTAACGCGAGGAGCGTTATATCACCATTTTGGCGATAAAAAAGGATTGTTATCTGCTGTTGTTGCACAAATAGATACAGAGATGGATGCTCGTTTGCAGGCTATCTCAAATACCATTGATGATCCTTGGTTGGCATTTTCAATGCGCTGTCATACCTATTTAGAAATGGCTTTAGAGCCTGAAATTCAGCGTATTATTATGCGAGATTCAAGGGCTGTTTTAAGTGATAAACTGACTGAACTACCGACTCATTGTGTAATCTCTATGAGCAATATGATTGATAAACTTATTGAGAATAAAATACTGGTAGAGTCTGACTCAAAAATGTTGGCTCTATTTATTTATGGTAGCTTAGAAGCTACGGCTTTATGGATAGCAAACAGTCTTGATGGTGAAACTGAGCTAAAACAAGCCAAATCAACATTAGATACTTTATTAAACAGCTTACGTATTTCGGCAGCATAAATAAAATACAGCGAGGTTTATTTGAATAAGCCTCGCCATTGTTTATCGTATTTTCTACCATGATTTTAGTGATTATGTTATTTGCCATATTGCTTTTCCCTGCCATTGCTTCTCAATAAAATCAAGTAAATAGCGTACTTTAGGAGATAAATGGCGTTTAGAGGGATAAACAGCGCAAATTGGTGCAAGATTAATCGTATATTCTAATAATATAGGAGTTAGTTTGCCAGATTTAATATATTCACCTACTAAAAACTCGCCTAGTTGGCATATTCCATAACCAGATAATGCCATATCTAAAATAGCTTCTGTATTATCTAAACGTAATTTTCCTTTAACGGGAAGCGTAAACTCTTTTTGATGAGTTTGATATTTCCACGGTACGGTTGTTCCTTGATGGGAAAAAGCAATTAGTTGATGTTGTGACAATGTATTAGGAGATTGAGGCGTGTCATTTCGTTCAAAATAATCAGGAGATGCACAGGTTATTAAACGGTGAGGTGCTAATACTTTACGCATTAATCGACTATCATCATTACCTCCAATGCGAATAGCCAAATCGACACCGTATTTAACTAAATCAGTGTATTCATCCGAAAAAGTAATTTCAGCATCTAACTCTGGCCATTGCACTAAATAAGTTTGTAATAACGGTAGAATATAACGTCTCCCAAAAGCAACAGGTAAATCAATGCGTAAACGCCCTCTTGGGTTTTCATTAAGTTTATCAAGAGCAGCGCTCGCTTCTTCAATTTCATTTAAGATAAGTTGTGCATGTTGATAAAATAATTCACCTTCAGCCGTTAGACTAATACTGCGTGTAGTTCGATGAAATAAACGTAAACTTAGTCGTTCTTCTAAACGTACAATGCTTTTCCCTACCGCTGAGCGAGACATCTCTAAGTTTTCTGCTGCAAGGGTAAAACTCAATAAATCTGCCACTCGAATAAAAACAGTAAGATCAGAAATATTATCAAAAGGCATTGTGAGCTTTTTATTTGCCACTTTTATTCCCCAATGTTGTGACTTTAACGGTGTTTATCTCCAATATAGCGACAGATAGACTAAAACGCGATAAATAAAGAACGAGTAATTGGAGTCTCAATGGAGAATATCGCGTCAGTATCACAGAAAATGAATTGCAGTCACCATCATCATTGGTGGGCCGTTATTGCATTAAGCCTTGCCACTTTCTCAGTGGTAACCACAGAAATGTTGCCTGTGGGGTTATTAAATCCCATTAGAGATAGTTTTGGCATATCAACAGGAATATCTGGTTTTATGATAGTTATTCCTGCCATTATTGCCGCCTTTTTTTCACCCATCGTTGTTATTAGTGCTGGTAAGCAAGATCGTAAAAAAATACTCT comes from the Proteus appendicitidis genome and includes:
- a CDS encoding MFS transporter gives rise to the protein MISTYQTLFSYKGTASFTLAGMIARLPLPMMGIGIIMMISQITGSYALAGTISASFVFTYAVLSPQISRLVDTYGQSRILPLFTLMSVIGIGGMLLATWLQWHISLLFIFAVLIGFMPCISAMVRARWTAIYKEDDHLQTAYSLESVFDEVTFILGPPISVTLSVAFFPQAGLLMAAIFLIIGVLLLVSQRNTEPAIKSISSELTLYKTQSVIRFSLVKILTVIMIFMGAIVGTIDIFSVAFANIQGAPIGASLVLSAYAIGSCFAGLFYGTLKLSTPLHRLLCLGGIATFLTILPLVFVGSIYSLSFVVLISGVFFAPMIIVTMSLIEKIVPENQLTEGMTWLLAGLNVGTAVGAILTGQLIDYSGVQAGVWIAIGASALVMLIAFIGFKRINNYNNKI
- a CDS encoding ABC transporter ATP-binding protein codes for the protein MFELSNIQMDRGGRTILSIPSLRISDLGLTIVLGHNGSGKSTLVSLLSGQQAPDSGSITLNNSNISHYKPRDLAKQIAFLPQKLPASAGLTVRELVRLGRFPWRGTLGRWNKKDDEIITIAMEKAGVLPFADTLADNLSGGERQRAWVAMLLAQQSPILILDEPTSALDIHHQYQLMELLSELNQTQHVGIIVILHDLNLALRYATHIIALKKGKIAFEGEASLLFDDKRLSALYETPIKLIEHPDNKGSQQHKVAVVCV
- the fhuB gene encoding Fe(3+)-hydroxamate ABC transporter permease FhuB — its product is MKIKQYTFYFLAIILLSIISLQIDNSLSLSRQLYLLTHSATTMPFADVFFLHAQLPRLAMTVVIGGLFGVVGSLMQQLTQNNLTSPLTLGTSSGAWLALVIVNIWFTGLVADYSAVAATMGALFAFSLVIIIAGIRNMTGLPLVVSGMVVNILLGAIATALVTLNAQFAQNIFMWGAGDLAQDGWEPFFWLLPRIAPVLLIFIFAPRILTLLRLGHEGATARGLSVLPAFAFFIILSTWLVSVSITVVGVISFIGLLAPNIVRTLGARTARQELIASGLMGICLLLITDSLAIWAGQWLNTVIPSGVTAAAIGAPALIWFSRKKMQALDQLSISIISQTKKLSNYTVIGITALLMLGLTLTLFIHINERQWFWEVPSVYQGALRFPRLLTALFAGVALAIAGVILQRLIYNPLASPDILGVSSGATFALVFSSLILGSTLQTSQWGTALLGSGVVMIILLVLGKRHQYAPASLILTGIALTASLEAFIQFFLAKGSLSSYKILLWLSGSTYRVTEQQAIYFALAIIFIVGVVLLLTRWLALISIGRSFALARGLHTAQASIILLIIVSLLCALVTSTVGPIAFIGLVAPHMAVLIGAQKIKSQLILSGLIGATLMVWADWLGQILIYPAQIAAGTLVAILGGSYFLCLMLLNRNR
- a CDS encoding TetR/AcrR family transcriptional regulator, whose translation is MARRTRAEMEETRLLLLETARKVFCEQGYAEASMDDLTAQAGLTRGALYHHFGDKKGLLSAVVAQIDTEMDARLQAISNTIDDPWLAFSMRCHTYLEMALEPEIQRIIMRDSRAVLSDKLTELPTHCVISMSNMIDKLIENKILVESDSKMLALFIYGSLEATALWIANSLDGETELKQAKSTLDTLLNSLRISAA
- a CDS encoding LysR family transcriptional regulator is translated as MPFDNISDLTVFIRVADLLSFTLAAENLEMSRSAVGKSIVRLEERLSLRLFHRTTRSISLTAEGELFYQHAQLILNEIEEASAALDKLNENPRGRLRIDLPVAFGRRYILPLLQTYLVQWPELDAEITFSDEYTDLVKYGVDLAIRIGGNDDSRLMRKVLAPHRLITCASPDYFERNDTPQSPNTLSQHQLIAFSHQGTTVPWKYQTHQKEFTLPVKGKLRLDNTEAILDMALSGYGICQLGEFLVGEYIKSGKLTPILLEYTINLAPICAVYPSKRHLSPKVRYLLDFIEKQWQGKAIWQIT
- a CDS encoding iron-siderophore ABC transporter substrate-binding protein — protein: MRVVLQKIVNLLSLCLVIFFIIPTANAAQNNNEKASNIPQRIIVLDWDLLEQILTLDVIPVGATEIAGYNQWVAHPIAPDSIEEVGMRAEPNLEKIATLKPDLILASSSQQDLLPVLETIAPVIYLPNFSRQDNAAQVALAHFNTLASLLGKQALAQQKLDEMNATFAQLKAKLQQAFITLPEVEVIRFSTLTSVFLYTENSTTEYVINKLGLKSAISLPPQPWGIDQRRMNVLQQITHGYVLYMLPFPDESKLQKSVLWKAMPFVQNGHFHSVKPVWNYGGMTSLTLMADAITESLLDMAPNNEN
- a CDS encoding TonB-dependent siderophore receptor — encoded protein: MINFCAFKLKPVALLCSATLPFILTTQAFAEETAKMEQVEKLVVSAQALKVNTSLQETPKSVSIISQKDLETHAPQKLDEALRYTSGVVSQPFGADNDTDWLRVRGFEAATYLDNSRLFRDGYYTWLLEPYGFEQIEVVKGASAVLFGESTPGGAVNVVQKKPSFKPQNEVFLEVGNNDQRGLGFDVSSTTDDKRVRYRLVGLMKKSDGELSRTDNERIYLAPSVAINLTDDTAITFMATYLHDDGTPTNPFFPAAGTLISSPFGKIKPSTNLGEPGYDKYKRTQISAGYLLESNINDVWRFSQRLNYGYNDLLLRSVYAFPNSDITATELNRGVVFRDGKNQSISFDNNVVGEWDTDNFEHTLLAGAELQYHQTKGDEQDNYSFGKINPWNPVYGNYIPLNPADNVNRTIDKTQYSLYSQYQTKFDSRWIAMAGVRQDWVKTENRAKAKNEDKSRTDSEFSLNAGLMYLADNGLSPYVSYSESFEVMSTIDPATHDLYKPLKGDQIEAGIKYTPDFIDGYFNIAWFDITQKNALVANPTTFVSTQTGKVTSKGIEVTSEMQLTERLALKANYTYTDMQTDDTGNKGKQQAGLIPKHTASAWGSYTIPITGTQDLTLGTGVRYLGKSKDNPKSSDLTVPSATLWDMAAIYNFNKQWQLQLNINNILDKEYLSGCDYYCYYGQSRSVLLNAKYRW